Proteins found in one Nocardia brasiliensis ATCC 700358 genomic segment:
- a CDS encoding cyclic nucleotide-degrading phosphodiesterase, giving the protein MRLTVLGCSGSVSGPDSPASGYLLTGPDMRPVVIDFGPGVLGALQRYADPGEVDIFLTHLHADHCLDLPGLLVWRRYHPTPPVGRAIVRGPSDSALRIGNASAEVGGECDDWSDVIDHRPWNVEETVEFGPGHTVSAFRMFHPPESYGLRIVTAAGRTFVYTGDTAMCESVRELARGADILMAEASWTHDPANRPPGIHLSGTEAGQIAAEAGVKELLLTHIPPWTSREDVIAEAKAQFTGPVHAVAPGETFDI; this is encoded by the coding sequence ATGCGCCTAACCGTCCTCGGGTGCTCGGGCAGTGTGTCCGGCCCGGACTCCCCAGCGTCGGGGTATTTGCTGACCGGCCCGGATATGCGGCCGGTGGTGATCGATTTCGGGCCCGGCGTGCTCGGCGCGTTGCAGCGCTACGCCGACCCCGGTGAGGTCGACATCTTTCTCACCCATCTGCATGCCGACCACTGCCTGGATCTGCCCGGGCTGCTGGTCTGGCGGCGCTACCACCCGACACCCCCGGTCGGCCGCGCCATCGTGCGCGGACCGTCGGACAGCGCGTTGCGGATCGGCAACGCCTCGGCCGAGGTCGGCGGCGAATGCGACGACTGGTCCGACGTGATCGACCACCGTCCGTGGAACGTCGAGGAGACAGTGGAATTCGGGCCGGGGCACACGGTGTCGGCGTTCCGGATGTTCCATCCGCCGGAGTCCTACGGTCTGCGGATCGTCACCGCCGCCGGGCGCACGTTCGTCTACACCGGCGACACCGCGATGTGCGAGTCGGTGCGTGAACTCGCACGCGGCGCCGACATCCTGATGGCCGAGGCGTCCTGGACCCACGATCCCGCGAATCGGCCACCCGGCATTCATCTTTCGGGCACCGAGGCCGGCCAGATCGCGGCCGAGGCCGGCGTGAAAGAGTTGCTGCTCACCCACATCCCGCCGTGGACCTCGCGGGAAGACGTGATCGCGGAAGCCAAGGCACAGTTCACCGGACCGGTGCACGCGGTCGCGCCCGGCGAGACCTTCGATATCTGA
- the rph gene encoding ribonuclease PH: MSRRADGRADDELREVRITRGFTTHPAGSVLVEFGQTRVMCTASVTEGVPPWRRDSGLGWLTAEYAMLPAATHTRSGRESVKGRVGGRTQEISRLVGRSLRACIDLAAIGENTIAIDCDVLQADGGTRTAAITGAYVALSDAVTYLGAAGGLADPQPISCAIAAVSVGVVDGRVRLDLPYEEDSRAEVDMNVVATDTGTLVEIQGTGEGATFPRSTLDKLLDSALAGCERLFAIQKEALALPYPGVLPEPSESKKK; the protein is encoded by the coding sequence GTGTCTAGACGAGCCGATGGCAGGGCGGACGACGAACTCCGCGAGGTACGGATCACCCGGGGGTTCACCACCCATCCGGCGGGCTCGGTGCTGGTGGAGTTCGGGCAGACGCGGGTGATGTGCACGGCCAGCGTCACCGAGGGGGTGCCGCCGTGGCGGCGCGACTCCGGACTCGGTTGGCTCACCGCCGAATACGCGATGCTGCCCGCCGCGACGCACACCCGCAGCGGCCGTGAATCGGTGAAGGGCCGCGTCGGTGGCCGCACCCAGGAGATCAGCCGGTTGGTCGGTCGTTCGCTGCGGGCCTGCATCGACCTGGCCGCGATCGGGGAGAACACCATCGCGATCGACTGCGACGTGCTCCAGGCCGACGGCGGCACCAGGACCGCCGCGATCACCGGTGCGTATGTCGCGCTGTCCGACGCGGTCACCTACCTGGGTGCCGCGGGCGGTCTGGCCGACCCGCAGCCGATCTCCTGCGCGATCGCCGCCGTGAGCGTCGGCGTGGTGGACGGCCGGGTGCGACTCGACCTGCCCTACGAAGAGGATTCGCGCGCCGAGGTCGACATGAACGTGGTCGCCACCGACACCGGCACCCTGGTCGAGATCCAGGGCACCGGCGAGGGCGCCACCTTCCCGCGCTCCACCCTGGACAAGCTGCTCGACTCCGCGCTCGCCGGTTGCGAGCGACTGTTCGCCATCCAGAAAGAGGCGCTGGCCCTGCCGTACCCCGGCGTGCTGCCGGAGCCGTCCGAGTCGAAGAAGAAGTAA
- a CDS encoding non-canonical purine NTP pyrophosphatase, producing MTRRVLVASRNAKKLNELRRILAEAGIAGIEIVGLDDVPAYDEAPETGATFEENALAKARDGAAATGLACVADDSGIEVDALNGMPGVLSARWAGKHGDDAANNALLLAQLGDVPDERRGARFVSTCALVVPDGAELVVRGEWPGTVGRKPLGEGGFGYDPLFFPDGGDTSAAQLTPAQKDAASHRGRALTQLLPALTELAD from the coding sequence ATGACGCGTCGCGTGCTGGTCGCAAGCCGTAATGCCAAGAAGCTGAACGAACTGCGCCGCATCCTCGCCGAGGCGGGGATCGCGGGCATCGAGATCGTCGGGCTCGACGATGTCCCCGCCTACGACGAGGCGCCCGAGACCGGCGCGACGTTCGAGGAGAACGCGCTGGCCAAGGCACGCGACGGTGCCGCGGCCACCGGATTGGCTTGTGTCGCAGACGATTCCGGGATCGAGGTGGACGCGCTCAACGGCATGCCCGGTGTGCTCTCGGCGCGCTGGGCGGGTAAGCACGGCGACGACGCGGCCAACAACGCGCTGCTGCTGGCACAGCTCGGTGATGTGCCGGACGAGCGCCGCGGCGCCCGGTTCGTCTCCACCTGCGCGCTGGTCGTGCCGGACGGCGCGGAACTCGTGGTCCGCGGCGAATGGCCGGGCACGGTCGGCCGGAAACCGCTGGGCGAGGGCGGTTTCGGCTACGATCCGCTGTTCTTCCCGGACGGTGGCGACACTTCCGCGGCGCAGTTGACGCCCGCGCAGAAGGACGCGGCCTCGCACCGCGGCCGCGCGCTGACCCAACTCCTGCCCGCGCTCACCGAACTCGCCGACTGA
- a CDS encoding DUF3817 domain-containing protein, whose protein sequence is MRGGKAPQEQAAAPAAGSANTEKIRAALLRYRTLAWVTGLWLLLLTGEMIAKYGFDVHTPSWIAVVHGWVYFVYLLVTADLAVKVRWPVLRTVGTLLAGTIPLLSFFVEHVNAKKVKQDFGV, encoded by the coding sequence CTGCGCGGCGGCAAGGCGCCGCAGGAACAAGCCGCCGCGCCCGCCGCCGGCTCGGCGAATACCGAGAAGATCCGGGCCGCGCTGCTGCGCTACCGCACCCTGGCCTGGGTCACCGGCCTCTGGCTGCTGCTGCTCACCGGCGAGATGATCGCCAAGTACGGCTTCGACGTGCACACCCCGAGCTGGATCGCCGTCGTGCACGGCTGGGTGTACTTCGTCTACCTGCTGGTCACCGCCGACCTCGCGGTCAAGGTGCGCTGGCCGGTGCTGCGCACCGTCGGCACGCTGCTCGCCGGCACCATCCCGCTGCTGTCCTTCTTCGTCGAGCACGTCAACGCGAAGAAGGTCAAGCAGGACTTCGGCGTCTGA
- a CDS encoding glucitol operon activator produces the protein MSASPRRSAHNRPALIVLVIVAALGCLALAWWQWQRFESSSGTGQNLGYALQWPLFAAFAVFAYFRFVRLEQEAEEHGESGDAPGATPKPVAPREIPAGILPERPQAVRDEDPVLAEYNRYLAELHARDIDDQVREAGLGARETERKAG, from the coding sequence GTGTCCGCTTCACCCCGCCGCTCGGCACACAATCGCCCGGCCCTCATCGTGCTGGTGATCGTCGCCGCACTGGGCTGCCTCGCGCTGGCCTGGTGGCAGTGGCAGCGGTTCGAATCGAGCAGCGGCACCGGCCAGAACCTCGGCTACGCGTTGCAGTGGCCGCTGTTCGCGGCGTTCGCGGTGTTCGCCTACTTCCGGTTCGTCCGGTTGGAACAGGAGGCCGAGGAGCACGGCGAGTCCGGCGACGCCCCCGGGGCCACCCCGAAACCCGTTGCGCCGCGCGAGATTCCGGCCGGAATCCTGCCGGAGCGGCCGCAGGCGGTACGCGACGAGGACCCGGTGCTCGCTGAATACAACCGGTACCTGGCCGAATTGCACGCTCGAGACATCGATGATCAGGTCCGCGAGGCGGGCCTGGGCGCCCGCGAAACCGAGAGGAAAGCCGGTTGA